Proteins encoded within one genomic window of Pseudorasbora parva isolate DD20220531a chromosome 3, ASM2467924v1, whole genome shotgun sequence:
- the gpsm1a gene encoding G-protein-signaling modulator 1: MENRRCQPPKQPNVQAQEASTGPQSSMPQSPLLSGASSLISLTQTEEFFDLIASSQSRRLDDQRASIGDRLGIRIAQNNVEHLCEACSPREPSDEFFNMLIKYQSSRINDQRCSLPPAPDPDEDFFSLIQRVQSKRMDEQRVSFQTDEKDETDLNHKSKTSEGSS; encoded by the exons ATGGAGAACCGGCGCTGCCAGCCCCCTAAACAGCCCAATGTCCAGGCCCAAGAGGCCTCGACTGGGCCCCAGTCCTCCATGCCTCAGTCCCCTTTACTGTCTGGAGCCTCCTCCCTCATCTCACTTACCCAGACAGAGGAGTTCTTTGACCTGATAGCCAGTTCCCAAAGCCGCAGACTGGATGACCAGAGAGCCAGTATAGGGGACCGCCTGGGCATCAGGATAGCACAGAACAATGTGGAACACTTGTGTGAGGCATGTAGTCCACGCGAACCTAGTGACGAGTTTTTCAACATGCTCATAAAGTATCAG TCCTCCAGAATCAATGATCAGAGGTGCTCTTTGCCCCCAGCACCCGACCCAGATGAAGACTTCTTCAGCCTAATTCAGAGAGTGCAATCCAAACGCATGGATGAACAACGGGTTTCTTTTCAAACTGATGAGAAGGATGAAACAGACTTAAATCATAAGTCCAAAACCTCGGAGGGCTCAAGCTAG